The proteins below are encoded in one region of uncultured Eubacteriales bacterium:
- the yggP gene encoding putative dehydrogenase (Evidence 3 : Function proposed based on presence of conserved amino acid motif, structural feature or limited homology; Product type pe : putative enzyme), translating into MKTRAVRLFGANDLRLEEFELPELKDDEILAEVVSDSVCMSTYKCAILGQDHKRVPPDVLHNPTIMGHEMAGNIVAVGKQHQDKFKPGMRFTLQPALNYKGTMWSPGYSYKYFGGNATYMIIPPEVMELGCLLEYKGKAYYEASLAEPMSCSIGALHAAYHTKMGDYHHIMGIREGGKMAILAGAGPMGLGAVDYAISCDRRPGTLVVTDINAERIARAKHLLGDKAAAAGVQLDIADTSAMEDPAKELLEKYGGFDDVLVYAPVAAVAELGSAILARDGCLNFFAGPTDQKFAAKINLYDVHYNSTHLMGTTGGNTDDLIESLELSAGERINPAVMVTHVGGLDCACETILNLPHIPGGKKLIYSHISMPLTAIEDFRGLAAGDARFGDLADIVDTHKGLWCAEAEQYLLENWK; encoded by the coding sequence ATGAAAACAAGAGCGGTAAGACTTTTCGGGGCCAATGACCTCCGCCTGGAGGAGTTTGAGCTCCCCGAGCTGAAGGACGATGAGATTCTGGCCGAGGTGGTCTCGGACAGCGTCTGTATGTCCACCTATAAATGTGCTATCCTGGGTCAGGATCACAAGCGCGTCCCCCCCGACGTGCTACACAATCCCACCATCATGGGCCACGAGATGGCGGGCAACATTGTGGCCGTAGGTAAGCAGCATCAGGACAAATTTAAGCCCGGCATGCGCTTCACCCTCCAGCCCGCCCTGAACTATAAGGGCACCATGTGGAGCCCCGGCTACTCCTACAAATACTTCGGCGGCAACGCCACCTATATGATCATCCCGCCCGAGGTCATGGAGCTCGGGTGCCTCCTCGAGTACAAGGGCAAAGCGTACTACGAGGCGTCACTCGCCGAGCCCATGAGCTGCAGTATCGGCGCGCTCCACGCCGCCTACCACACCAAGATGGGCGACTATCACCACATCATGGGCATCCGCGAGGGAGGCAAGATGGCGATCCTAGCTGGCGCGGGGCCCATGGGCCTCGGTGCGGTGGACTACGCCATCAGCTGCGACCGCCGCCCCGGCACGCTGGTGGTCACAGACATCAATGCCGAGCGCATTGCCCGGGCAAAGCACCTCCTCGGCGACAAGGCTGCCGCTGCGGGGGTCCAGCTCGATATCGCGGACACCTCTGCGATGGAGGACCCTGCCAAGGAGCTCCTGGAGAAGTACGGCGGTTTTGACGACGTACTGGTCTACGCCCCTGTGGCGGCGGTAGCCGAGCTGGGCAGCGCCATTCTGGCCCGGGATGGCTGCCTCAACTTCTTTGCCGGACCCACTGACCAGAAGTTTGCAGCCAAGATCAACCTATACGACGTGCACTATAACTCCACCCATTTGATGGGCACCACCGGCGGCAATACCGACGATCTCATCGAATCCCTGGAACTGTCCGCCGGGGAGCGCATCAATCCAGCCGTCATGGTCACCCATGTGGGCGGCCTCGACTGCGCATGCGAAACCATTTTGAACCTGCCCCACATCCCCGGCGGGAAGAAACTCATCTACAGCCACATCTCCATGCCCCTCACCGCCATTGAGGACTTCCGTGGCCTCGCCGCCGGGGACGCCCGTTTCGGTGACCTCGCCGATATCGTGGATACTCACAAGGGCCTCTGGTGCGCCGAGGCGGAGCAGTATTTGCTGGAAAACTGGAAATAG
- a CDS encoding 1-phosphofructokinase: MIITMTLNPALDKTAYIPDFAVDQVNRIQDIHLDPGGKGINVCKVVNALGGKSLAMGILGGDAGRYIKSRLDEMGVENDFLFIDGDTRTNLKVVDEKNKTYTDINEPGPTVDATVISVLGEKLFARVGEGDIVVFAGGAPRGVPEDLLKAWTQRCKELGAYVYADLDGALLARAVEAAPYLVKPNDAELSRLLGRPMETTEDLVSGARELVSRGVGLAVVSLGSKGALFCKDGEILLAQNLEVDVRSTVGAGDSMLAAFAWCQDRGLDWKEAARWAMATANAKVTEEGSSPPSLDKVKEFYSCVVCHGV; this comes from the coding sequence ATGATCATCACCATGACCTTGAATCCGGCGCTGGATAAGACGGCCTATATCCCCGACTTTGCCGTGGACCAGGTGAACCGCATACAGGACATCCATCTGGATCCGGGCGGCAAGGGTATCAACGTCTGCAAGGTGGTGAACGCCCTGGGCGGCAAGAGTCTCGCCATGGGTATACTGGGTGGGGACGCCGGCCGTTATATCAAAAGCCGCCTGGACGAGATGGGGGTGGAGAATGATTTCCTCTTCATAGACGGGGACACCCGAACCAATCTGAAGGTTGTGGATGAGAAAAACAAGACCTATACCGACATCAACGAGCCCGGCCCCACCGTAGATGCCACCGTGATTTCCGTACTGGGCGAAAAGCTCTTCGCCCGGGTAGGGGAGGGGGATATCGTGGTGTTCGCAGGCGGCGCGCCCCGTGGCGTACCCGAAGACCTGCTCAAGGCCTGGACGCAGCGCTGTAAAGAGCTGGGCGCGTATGTATATGCCGACCTGGACGGCGCGCTCCTCGCCAGAGCGGTGGAGGCCGCGCCCTATCTGGTCAAGCCAAACGACGCGGAGCTCTCCCGTCTGCTGGGCCGCCCCATGGAGACCACAGAGGACCTCGTCTCCGGCGCGCGGGAGCTCGTCTCCCGGGGCGTCGGCCTGGCGGTTGTTTCCCTCGGCTCCAAGGGCGCGCTCTTCTGCAAGGACGGCGAGATCTTACTGGCCCAAAACCTTGAAGTGGACGTGCGCAGCACCGTGGGTGCAGGGGATTCTATGCTGGCCGCCTTCGCGTGGTGTCAGGACCGGGGGCTCGACTGGAAGGAGGCCGCCCGATGGGCTATGGCGACTGCAAACGCCAAGGTCACTGAGGAGGGAAGCAGCCCCCCTAGCCTTGACAAGGTAAAGGAATTTTATAGCTGCGTCGTCTGCCACGGCGTCTGA
- a CDS encoding PTS system mannitol-specific EIICBA component (Includes: Mannitol permease IIC component; Mannitol-specific phosphotransferase enzyme IIB component; Mannitol-specific phosphotransferase enzyme IIA component) (fragment) — protein sequence MGLFFKKKNDGSEESGSFSCLKISDIRVQLPPMEKFDAIRLAGRMLVERGSVSEEYIEAMVEREKTVTTYLGEGVAIPHGVGTAKQYIKSTGLVVLQFAGEGVAFEDGSAKLLVGIAGLGEEHLPILQAVAHIIMKGDLLKELQETDDPEFILRTLTSGEADA from the coding sequence ATGGGCCTTTTCTTTAAGAAGAAGAACGACGGGTCGGAGGAGAGCGGGAGTTTCAGTTGCCTGAAAATCTCGGACATCCGGGTCCAGCTCCCCCCCATGGAGAAGTTTGATGCCATCCGCCTGGCCGGCAGGATGCTGGTGGAGCGCGGCAGCGTCAGCGAGGAATATATCGAAGCAATGGTGGAGCGGGAGAAGACCGTTACCACCTATCTCGGAGAAGGGGTGGCCATCCCCCATGGGGTAGGCACCGCCAAACAGTATATAAAATCCACCGGGCTGGTAGTGCTCCAGTTTGCGGGTGAGGGCGTCGCCTTTGAAGATGGCAGCGCCAAGCTCCTGGTAGGCATTGCGGGACTGGGAGAGGAGCATCTGCCCATCCTCCAGGCCGTGGCCCACATCATCATGAAGGGCGACCTTCTGAAGGAGCTGCAGGAGACCGACGACCCGGAATTTATCCTGCGCACTCTCACCAGCGGGGAGGCGGACGCATGA